The Streptomyces sp. NBC_00306 sequence GGAACGCGGGTCGTTGCATGCCGCGTTCTCGGGCGACGCCCCTGTGCACAGCAGTTGGCGCACGCTCGCGGACGGGTTCGCCGTCGGGGTGGCCAACCCGAAGACCATCGTGTTCTTCGCCGCCGTGCTGCCGCAGTTCGTCGACCGCGGTCAGGGAAACGTCACGGGCCAGATGCTGCTGCTCGGCCTGGTCTTCAACGTCATCGCGCTGGCCTCCGACAGTGTCTGGGGGCTGGTCGCCGCCACCGCGCGGAGCTGGTTCGCCAGGTCGCCGCGGCGGCTGGCACTGGTCGGCGGAGTGGGCGGGGTGACCATGATCGGCCTCGGCGTCACGGTCGCCGCGACGGGCCGCAAGGACTGACGCCGCCCGGTCCTCGTGCGCGG is a genomic window containing:
- a CDS encoding LysE family translocator, whose product is MLSTDRLLAFAAMSFLLIVIPGPSVLFVVGRALAQGRRAALTTVVGNTLGAYVLVVAVALGVGAVVERSVVVFTTLKLVGAAYLVYLGIKAVRERGSLHAAFSGDAPVHSSWRTLADGFAVGVANPKTIVFFAAVLPQFVDRGQGNVTGQMLLLGLVFNVIALASDSVWGLVAATARSWFARSPRRLALVGGVGGVTMIGLGVTVAATGRKD